The following proteins are co-located in the Gordonia polyisoprenivorans genome:
- a CDS encoding ABC transporter ATP-binding protein, which yields MSHRTPDEPNPASGAPDLTKQIAEVRADPEATTLVNPADIDPDLADPAAVAEAVAPQRDIAVDEGETLLKVEGLTVEFGGLAALDDVSFEIRRGEILGLIGPNGAGKTTCFNAITGVYRPTRGTVTFDNAPLGKLKQHKITRRGIARTFQNVRLWGEMTALENVCVGTDARHKTSVFGGILRTPRHYREERDAVDRGMALLEFVGIGPRAAEKASNLPYGDQRRLEIARALATEPKLLCLDEPAAGFNPSEKTALMGLIEKIRQDGYTILLIEHDMRLVMGVTDRIVVLEFGRKIAEGAPKDVRDNPAVIAAYLGVPDDQIDEHV from the coding sequence ATGAGTCACCGCACGCCCGACGAGCCGAACCCGGCATCCGGTGCACCGGACCTCACCAAGCAGATCGCCGAGGTGCGCGCCGACCCCGAGGCGACCACCCTGGTCAATCCGGCCGACATCGACCCGGATCTGGCCGATCCCGCAGCGGTCGCCGAAGCCGTTGCACCGCAACGCGACATCGCGGTGGACGAGGGTGAAACCCTGCTCAAGGTGGAGGGACTGACCGTCGAATTCGGCGGGTTGGCCGCCCTGGACGACGTCAGTTTCGAGATCCGCCGCGGTGAGATCCTCGGCCTCATCGGACCGAACGGAGCGGGCAAGACGACCTGCTTCAACGCGATCACCGGGGTGTATCGACCCACCCGCGGGACGGTCACCTTCGACAATGCGCCGCTGGGAAAGCTCAAGCAGCACAAGATCACTCGCCGAGGTATTGCCCGCACCTTCCAGAACGTCCGGCTCTGGGGAGAGATGACGGCACTGGAGAACGTCTGCGTGGGCACCGATGCGCGCCACAAGACCTCGGTGTTCGGCGGCATCCTGCGGACGCCCCGGCATTACCGGGAAGAGCGTGATGCCGTGGATCGCGGGATGGCGCTGCTCGAGTTCGTCGGGATCGGTCCGCGTGCCGCGGAGAAGGCATCCAACCTGCCCTACGGCGATCAGCGTCGACTCGAGATCGCGCGAGCACTGGCCACCGAACCGAAACTCCTGTGTCTCGACGAACCGGCCGCCGGCTTCAACCCCAGCGAGAAGACCGCACTGATGGGCCTGATCGAAAAGATCCGACAGGACGGGTACACCATCCTGCTCATCGAACACGACATGCGACTGGTCATGGGCGTCACCGACCGGATCGTGGTGCTCGAGTTCGGCCGCAAGATCGCCGAGGGGGCACCCAAAGACGTCCGCGACAATCCGGCGGTGATCGCCGCCTACCTGGGGGTACCCGATGACCAGATCGACGAACATGTCTGA
- a CDS encoding tyrosine-type recombinase/integrase, whose translation MAWIKTYETKDRKRGKPVKTYRVIWKEVERDAYGLPVPFDAAMPDGRKRTRNRQESFGTREDAEARRDELNLARHTGQTSALAEQRKAGDLPFGYYAQAWIESQQVKVAQGRLKQRTLDDYEKVLRRYSLERFGGQAVASVSPRDCEHFLADLAARNLAPKTVKHAWLALRAVLKYATRHGAIPVSPTEQVDFSTGHAVGDREAFQHHPLTAEQIAAVARIVGERYPVYELLAHFLPYSGLRKAECAGLEIQDMDFTTRPGPDVSGTTLCTVHVRRTKDRKGGQWVTSTPKSRKSRRSVPLPPWLAERVRAYVVEHPRADEPTASLWPSRKNGGRRVKGERTVAELDWSQPPELGTWFETILAPALVESGLPVSCPARDGQPAQRGVRLHDYSRHTFATMQLSAGVHFMQVSQWLGHAHYSLTLDTYGDWIPSEDGGALNNLPEPTIARASTVSEPSNVIQLSRRRSGS comes from the coding sequence ATGGCGTGGATCAAGACCTACGAGACCAAGGACCGCAAGCGCGGGAAGCCGGTCAAGACGTATCGCGTCATCTGGAAGGAGGTGGAGCGCGACGCCTACGGGCTGCCAGTTCCTTTTGACGCGGCGATGCCGGACGGCCGCAAGCGCACCCGCAACCGACAGGAATCGTTTGGAACCCGCGAGGACGCCGAGGCCCGTCGCGACGAACTGAATCTGGCTCGGCACACCGGACAGACAAGCGCCCTGGCCGAACAGCGGAAGGCTGGTGACTTGCCTTTCGGGTACTACGCGCAGGCGTGGATCGAGAGCCAGCAGGTCAAGGTGGCTCAGGGTCGGTTGAAGCAGCGCACCCTCGACGATTACGAGAAGGTGTTGCGGCGCTACTCGCTAGAGCGATTCGGCGGTCAGGCTGTCGCCAGTGTCAGCCCTCGGGACTGCGAGCACTTCCTCGCTGACCTGGCAGCGCGCAACCTCGCCCCGAAAACCGTGAAGCACGCCTGGCTCGCGCTGAGGGCAGTCCTCAAGTACGCGACGCGACACGGCGCTATCCCTGTCAGCCCGACCGAGCAGGTGGATTTCAGCACCGGGCACGCCGTGGGCGACCGCGAAGCGTTCCAGCATCACCCGCTGACCGCCGAGCAGATCGCCGCAGTGGCCCGAATCGTGGGGGAGCGGTATCCGGTCTACGAGTTGCTGGCGCACTTCCTGCCGTACTCGGGACTACGCAAGGCCGAATGCGCCGGGTTGGAGATTCAGGACATGGATTTCACCACGCGCCCCGGCCCAGACGTGTCCGGAACCACTCTCTGCACGGTGCATGTCCGGCGCACCAAGGATCGGAAGGGCGGGCAGTGGGTGACGAGCACCCCGAAGAGCCGCAAGTCGCGTCGGTCGGTGCCCTTGCCGCCGTGGCTGGCCGAACGGGTGCGCGCCTACGTTGTGGAGCATCCCCGCGCCGACGAGCCGACAGCGTCGTTGTGGCCGTCGCGGAAGAACGGCGGACGCCGGGTGAAGGGTGAGCGCACCGTGGCCGAGCTGGATTGGTCGCAGCCGCCCGAGTTGGGGACGTGGTTCGAGACGATTCTTGCTCCGGCGCTGGTTGAGAGCGGTTTGCCGGTAAGTTGCCCGGCCCGCGACGGCCAGCCCGCCCAGCGAGGCGTCCGCCTGCACGACTACAGCCGCCACACGTTCGCCACCATGCAGCTATCGGCCGGGGTCCACTTCATGCAGGTGTCGCAATGGCTCGGCCACGCGCACTACAGCCTGACACTGGACACCTACGGCGACTGGATACCGAGTGAAGACGGCGGCGCGCTCAACAACCTGCCCGAACCGACCATAGCTCGCGCGTCGACAGTGTCTGAGCCGTCAAACGTGATCCAGTTATCCCGACGGAGATCAGGGAGTTAA
- a CDS encoding branched-chain amino acid ABC transporter substrate-binding protein translates to MRRRMATAAIAVTLTGILAVSACSSKSTDSGSGASGSSASNSGLTISALNQINTEGKEVPPAAESAALNPAQPGGAKCDPSTIAMAGALTGANAALGINIVNGAQLAVDQHNKANPDCKITLKRFDTEGDPQKATQVAPQITNDSSIIGLIGPAFSGETKATGGIFNQAGLVSVTASATNAALTQNGWKTFFRGLANDDAQGAAVGKYLTNTLGKKKVCVIEDDSAYGVGLASVVTKSLGSAADSDCSGNVKTGERDFSAIISKVTAASPDAVFYAGYYAEAAPLAQQLKSAAPNVTFASGDGTNDPQFVAQAGDSAKGAYLSCPCGPAPATLAKEYQAAFNQASGVYSVQAYDIASIMMKGIEEGNTTRPKLLEFIRTYKGQGLAGPYSWTPDGELTSSLIWVYEVK, encoded by the coding sequence ATGCGACGTCGAATGGCGACCGCAGCGATCGCGGTGACACTGACGGGAATCCTCGCAGTCTCGGCGTGTAGTAGTAAGTCCACTGATTCTGGGTCCGGTGCGAGTGGCTCGTCGGCAAGTAATTCGGGTTTGACGATCTCGGCTCTCAATCAGATCAACACCGAGGGCAAAGAGGTTCCGCCGGCCGCGGAGTCGGCGGCACTGAACCCGGCCCAGCCCGGCGGCGCCAAGTGCGATCCGTCGACCATCGCCATGGCCGGCGCCCTCACCGGCGCCAACGCGGCACTCGGTATCAACATCGTCAACGGTGCGCAGCTGGCCGTCGATCAGCACAACAAGGCGAACCCCGACTGCAAGATCACCTTGAAGCGCTTCGACACCGAGGGAGACCCGCAGAAGGCCACCCAGGTCGCCCCGCAGATCACCAATGACAGCTCCATCATCGGCCTGATCGGCCCGGCGTTCTCGGGTGAGACCAAGGCCACCGGCGGCATCTTCAATCAGGCCGGTCTGGTGTCGGTCACCGCCTCGGCCACCAATGCCGCACTGACGCAGAACGGCTGGAAGACCTTCTTCCGCGGTCTGGCCAATGACGACGCGCAGGGCGCGGCGGTCGGCAAGTACCTGACCAACACCCTGGGCAAGAAGAAGGTCTGTGTCATCGAGGACGACAGCGCCTACGGCGTCGGTCTGGCATCGGTGGTCACCAAGTCGCTCGGCTCGGCTGCCGACTCGGACTGCTCGGGCAACGTCAAGACCGGTGAGCGCGACTTCTCCGCGATCATCTCGAAGGTGACCGCGGCAAGTCCCGACGCCGTGTTCTACGCCGGGTACTACGCCGAGGCGGCTCCGCTGGCTCAGCAGTTGAAGTCGGCCGCGCCGAACGTGACCTTCGCCTCCGGTGACGGCACGAACGATCCGCAGTTCGTTGCCCAGGCCGGAGATTCGGCCAAGGGCGCCTACCTGTCGTGCCCGTGTGGTCCGGCACCGGCGACGCTGGCCAAGGAGTACCAGGCGGCGTTCAACCAGGCATCCGGCGTCTACTCGGTGCAGGCCTACGACATCGCGTCGATCATGATGAAGGGCATCGAAGAGGGCAACACGACGCGTCCGAAGCTGCTGGAGTTCATCCGGACCTACAAGGGCCAGGGACTGGCCGGCCCGTACTCGTGGACACCGGACGGCGAGCTCACCTCGTCGCTGATCTGGGTCTACGAGGTCAAGTAA
- a CDS encoding ANTAR domain-containing response regulator, whose translation MVTVADSAPVTPDEAQVGHKVLVAEDDSLIRMDLIEMLREEGYDVVGEAPNGQAAVELTEQLAPDLVIMDIKMPVRDGIDAAGEIASKRLAPVVMLTAFSQRDFIEKAREAGAMAYLVKPFTKADLVPAIEVAVSRYQELRELEKEVASMTDRLETRKLVERAKGLLMEKQSLSEPEAFKWIQRAAMDRRTTMKAVAQVVVETLGSQE comes from the coding sequence ATGGTGACGGTGGCGGACAGTGCGCCGGTGACGCCGGACGAAGCGCAGGTAGGCCACAAGGTTCTCGTGGCCGAAGACGACTCGCTGATCCGGATGGACCTCATCGAGATGTTGCGCGAAGAGGGCTACGACGTCGTCGGTGAGGCACCCAATGGTCAGGCGGCCGTCGAGCTGACCGAACAGCTCGCCCCCGATCTGGTGATCATGGACATCAAGATGCCCGTCCGGGACGGAATCGATGCGGCCGGCGAGATCGCGAGCAAGCGGCTGGCCCCGGTGGTCATGCTCACCGCATTCAGTCAGCGCGACTTCATCGAGAAGGCCCGCGAGGCCGGAGCGATGGCCTATCTGGTGAAGCCCTTCACCAAGGCCGATCTCGTGCCCGCGATCGAGGTGGCGGTGAGTCGGTATCAGGAACTTCGCGAACTCGAGAAAGAGGTCGCGTCGATGACCGACCGTCTCGAGACCCGCAAACTCGTCGAGCGGGCCAAGGGTTTGCTGATGGAGAAGCAGTCGTTGTCGGAACCTGAGGCGTTCAAGTGGATTCAGCGCGCGGCGATGGATCGCCGTACCACGATGAAGGCTGTGGCGCAGGTCGTGGTGGAGACACTCGGTTCGCAGGAGTGA
- a CDS encoding branched-chain amino acid ABC transporter permease: protein MTTAPTLLTSPERHGLGDAIRTWWDGLPRVMQWLVGVPLIILIALLPVINPPLITTTATNFGVVMATFAMTALIAIGLNVVVGQTGLLDLGYVGFYAVGAYVVALMTSPSSPLWGSTDHGFFSGPWAWLACVPLAIIITGITGVILGTPTLRVRGDYLAIVTLGFGEIVRLLADNLTDVTNGATGLQSVLYPEIGRSADSPGGVFSTANNTSSLNYGVWWYWFGIVAVIIVLIVIGNLERSRVGRSWVAIREDEDAAEIMGVPTFKYKLWAFVIGAGIGGLSGAFYAGQVQYVDPTAFTVINSMLFLCAVVLGGQGNKLGVIAGAFIIIYLPARVQGISVGGEALSEYKYLFFGIALVTLMIFRPQGLFPARARLITFGRQVYAAIRRTPKPAPSSEEAAA, encoded by the coding sequence ATGACGACAGCACCGACACTGCTCACGTCGCCGGAACGTCATGGACTGGGCGATGCCATCCGCACCTGGTGGGACGGCTTACCGCGGGTCATGCAGTGGCTCGTCGGGGTTCCGCTGATCATCCTGATCGCGCTGCTTCCCGTCATCAATCCACCGCTGATCACCACAACCGCCACCAACTTCGGGGTGGTGATGGCGACCTTCGCGATGACCGCCCTGATCGCCATCGGCCTCAACGTCGTGGTCGGGCAGACCGGTCTCCTCGACCTCGGCTACGTCGGGTTCTACGCCGTCGGCGCCTACGTCGTCGCTTTGATGACCAGCCCGTCGAGCCCGTTGTGGGGCAGCACCGACCACGGATTCTTCTCCGGCCCGTGGGCATGGCTGGCGTGTGTGCCGCTCGCGATCATCATCACCGGTATCACCGGTGTCATCCTGGGTACCCCGACGCTGCGCGTGCGCGGCGACTACCTCGCGATCGTGACCCTCGGCTTCGGTGAGATCGTGCGGTTGCTCGCCGACAACCTCACCGACGTCACCAACGGCGCCACCGGCTTGCAGAGCGTGCTCTACCCGGAGATCGGCCGGTCCGCCGACAGCCCCGGCGGTGTGTTCTCCACCGCCAACAACACCTCGTCGCTCAACTACGGCGTGTGGTGGTACTGGTTCGGCATCGTCGCGGTGATCATCGTGCTCATCGTCATCGGCAACCTCGAACGCAGCCGGGTCGGTCGCTCCTGGGTGGCCATTCGCGAGGACGAGGACGCCGCCGAGATCATGGGCGTACCGACCTTCAAGTACAAACTGTGGGCGTTCGTCATCGGTGCCGGGATCGGCGGTCTGTCCGGGGCGTTCTACGCCGGGCAGGTGCAGTATGTCGACCCCACGGCATTCACCGTCATCAACTCGATGCTGTTCCTGTGTGCTGTGGTCCTCGGTGGCCAGGGCAACAAGCTCGGCGTGATCGCCGGTGCGTTCATCATCATCTACCTACCCGCCCGCGTGCAGGGCATCTCGGTGGGTGGAGAAGCGTTGAGCGAGTACAAGTATCTGTTCTTCGGGATCGCCCTCGTGACGCTCATGATCTTCCGTCCACAGGGTCTGTTCCCGGCACGCGCCCGACTGATCACGTTCGGACGCCAGGTGTACGCCGCTATCCGACGCACCCCCAAACCGGCGCCGTCGAGCGAGGAGGCGGCCGCATGA
- a CDS encoding GNAT family N-acetyltransferase has translation MADTTIVPTRDLDVTSSLLAQAFADDPVTRWITPDPRGDVQMFRTLVRWTHRSGVAPDLAIRAGEPVGVAVWDPPGYRVSRLDEIRALPGFVRSLRTGIRRGAVVESTFARLRPEEPHWYLGQLGAIRHGEGIGTALLEAGIARVDGPAYLESSNVANIPLYERFGFEVVREVRLPGGPSVWPMFRKG, from the coding sequence ATGGCCGACACGACGATTGTTCCCACTCGCGATCTCGATGTGACCAGTTCGCTTCTGGCGCAAGCTTTTGCCGATGATCCGGTCACACGGTGGATCACGCCGGATCCGCGCGGCGACGTGCAGATGTTCCGCACCCTGGTCCGGTGGACGCACCGCAGCGGCGTGGCACCGGACCTCGCGATACGTGCCGGGGAGCCGGTCGGCGTCGCGGTGTGGGATCCGCCCGGGTACCGGGTGTCGCGTCTTGACGAGATCCGTGCGCTTCCCGGGTTCGTCCGCTCGCTACGGACGGGAATTCGCCGCGGTGCGGTGGTCGAGTCGACCTTCGCGAGGCTGCGACCCGAGGAACCGCACTGGTACCTCGGGCAGCTCGGCGCGATCCGGCATGGTGAGGGCATCGGCACCGCCCTGCTCGAGGCCGGGATCGCACGCGTCGACGGACCGGCGTACCTCGAGAGTTCCAACGTCGCCAACATCCCGCTGTACGAGCGCTTCGGGTTCGAGGTGGTGCGCGAGGTACGGCTTCCCGGCGGCCCGTCGGTGTGGCCGATGTTCCGCAAGGGATGA
- the polA gene encoding DNA polymerase I — translation MSPAQSSTATRGKTKASTQPTLMLLDGHSLAYRAFFALPAENFKTETGQHTNAVYGFTSMLINLLRDEEPTHIAAAFDVSRRTFRSEMYPEYKAQRSKSPDEFNGQVDVTKEVLDALGIQVFAIDGYEADDIIATLATQAEAQGFKVLVVTGDRDSLQLVDDSVTVLYPRKGVSDLTRFTPEEVEKKYGLTPSQYPDYAALRGDPSDNLPGIPGVGEKTASKWIREYGSLASLVDHVDQVKGKVGDALRANLASVQTNRQLTELIRDMQLPAGPDDLARVGWDRDRIHQLFDDLEFRVLRDRLFSTLSSVEPEAEAGFDLDGSVLAAGQIAGWLDDHARTGRTGLTVTAPHTVVGADITGIALAAADGVSAYVDITQLDPADEKALGGWLADPDTPKALHETKWAIHALRSRGWTLRGVTSDTALAAYLVRPGQRSFNLDDLALRYLRRELRADDGAGNDQLSLLDEDGGLAQQAEQHMLEARAVAELADTLDTELDRIDSRPLLTDMELPLLFVLSDLEAAGIAVDVDHFGTLEEGFSERIRAAAEAAYEVIGEQINLGSPKQLQTVLFDKLEMPKTKKTKTGYTTDADALQTLYEKTEHPFLAHLLEHRDATRLKVTVDGLLKSVADDGRIHTTFNQTVAATGRLSSTEPNLQNIPVRTEAGREIRHGFVVGRAEDGTPFDCLMTADYSQIEMRIMAHLSEDAGLIEAFNTGEDLHNFVGSRAFGVLIDEVTTEMRHRVKAMSYGLAYGLSAFGLAAQLRISRDEAKEQMEAYFARFGGVRDYLHNVVAEARRNEYTATLFGRRRYLPDLNSDNWQRRQAAERMALNAPIQGTAADIIKVAMINVHKRLTAEELRSRMLLQVHDELVIEVADGERDQVETVVREEMGNAITLSVPLEVSVGYGRSWDDAAH, via the coding sequence GTGAGTCCCGCACAGAGTTCGACCGCCACCCGCGGCAAGACCAAGGCCAGCACCCAGCCGACGCTGATGCTCCTCGACGGGCATTCTCTGGCCTACCGGGCGTTCTTCGCGTTACCGGCCGAGAACTTCAAGACCGAGACCGGTCAGCACACCAATGCGGTGTACGGCTTCACCTCGATGCTCATCAACCTGCTGCGCGACGAGGAGCCGACGCATATCGCCGCAGCGTTCGACGTCTCCCGGAGGACTTTCCGTTCGGAGATGTACCCGGAGTACAAGGCGCAGCGGTCGAAGTCGCCGGACGAGTTCAACGGTCAGGTCGACGTCACCAAGGAAGTCCTCGATGCGCTCGGAATCCAGGTGTTCGCCATCGACGGCTACGAGGCCGATGACATCATCGCCACGCTCGCCACCCAGGCCGAGGCACAGGGCTTCAAGGTCCTCGTCGTCACCGGTGACCGTGACTCGCTGCAGCTGGTCGACGATTCGGTGACCGTCCTCTACCCGCGCAAGGGTGTCTCCGACCTGACCCGATTCACCCCGGAAGAGGTCGAGAAGAAGTACGGGCTGACGCCGTCGCAGTACCCCGACTACGCGGCGCTGCGCGGCGATCCGAGCGACAACCTCCCGGGTATCCCGGGCGTGGGGGAGAAGACGGCATCGAAGTGGATTCGCGAATACGGTTCACTGGCCTCTCTCGTCGATCACGTCGATCAGGTCAAGGGCAAGGTCGGCGACGCGTTGCGGGCCAATCTCGCGTCGGTACAGACGAATCGTCAACTCACCGAACTCATTCGCGACATGCAACTGCCTGCCGGGCCTGACGATCTGGCCCGGGTCGGCTGGGACCGTGACCGCATCCACCAGTTGTTCGACGACCTCGAGTTCCGGGTGCTAAGGGATCGGTTGTTCTCCACGCTCAGCTCGGTCGAGCCGGAGGCGGAGGCGGGCTTCGATCTCGACGGTTCGGTGCTGGCGGCCGGACAGATCGCAGGCTGGCTCGACGATCACGCACGCACCGGGCGCACCGGGCTGACCGTGACCGCGCCACATACCGTCGTCGGTGCCGACATCACCGGGATCGCCCTGGCCGCCGCGGACGGCGTGTCGGCATATGTCGACATCACCCAGCTCGATCCGGCCGACGAGAAGGCCCTCGGTGGCTGGCTGGCCGACCCGGACACGCCCAAGGCCCTGCACGAGACCAAGTGGGCGATCCACGCGCTGCGCTCCCGCGGTTGGACGCTGCGCGGCGTCACCAGCGACACCGCGCTGGCCGCCTATCTGGTGCGCCCCGGCCAACGCTCGTTCAACCTCGACGATCTGGCCTTGCGTTACCTGCGTCGAGAGCTGCGCGCCGACGACGGCGCAGGAAACGATCAGCTCTCGCTGCTCGACGAGGACGGTGGGTTGGCCCAGCAGGCCGAGCAGCACATGCTCGAGGCGCGTGCGGTCGCCGAACTCGCCGACACCCTCGACACCGAACTCGATCGCATCGACTCGCGGCCCCTGCTGACCGACATGGAACTGCCGCTGCTGTTCGTCCTGTCGGATCTGGAGGCCGCAGGCATCGCGGTCGACGTCGATCACTTCGGCACCCTGGAGGAAGGCTTCTCCGAGCGCATCCGCGCCGCCGCAGAAGCGGCCTACGAGGTCATCGGGGAGCAGATCAATCTCGGGTCGCCCAAACAGCTGCAGACGGTGCTGTTCGACAAGCTCGAAATGCCCAAGACCAAGAAGACCAAGACCGGCTACACCACCGACGCCGACGCCCTGCAGACGTTGTACGAGAAGACCGAGCATCCGTTTCTCGCGCATCTGCTCGAGCATCGCGATGCCACCCGGCTGAAGGTGACCGTCGATGGGCTGCTGAAATCCGTCGCCGACGACGGCCGGATCCACACAACCTTCAACCAGACCGTCGCGGCCACCGGACGACTGTCGTCGACCGAACCGAATCTGCAGAACATTCCGGTGCGCACCGAGGCCGGCCGCGAGATCCGTCACGGCTTCGTCGTCGGCCGCGCCGAGGACGGGACGCCGTTCGACTGTCTGATGACCGCCGACTACAGCCAGATCGAGATGCGCATCATGGCGCACCTGTCCGAGGACGCGGGGCTGATCGAGGCGTTCAACACCGGCGAGGATCTCCACAACTTCGTCGGGTCCCGCGCGTTCGGCGTGCTGATCGACGAGGTGACCACCGAGATGCGCCACCGCGTCAAGGCCATGTCGTACGGACTTGCCTACGGCCTCAGCGCTTTCGGGCTCGCAGCGCAGCTGCGGATCAGCCGCGACGAGGCCAAGGAACAGATGGAGGCCTACTTCGCCCGGTTCGGTGGGGTCCGTGACTACCTGCACAATGTCGTCGCCGAGGCGCGCCGAAACGAGTACACCGCAACATTGTTCGGCCGCCGACGCTATCTCCCCGATCTGAACAGCGACAACTGGCAGCGCCGACAGGCAGCCGAACGCATGGCGCTCAACGCGCCCATCCAGGGCACCGCCGCCGACATCATCAAGGTCGCGATGATCAACGTCCACAAGCGGCTCACCGCCGAGGAGTTGCGCTCGCGGATGTTGCTGCAGGTGCACGACGAACTGGTCATCGAGGTCGCCGACGGCGAACGCGATCAGGTCGAGACCGTGGTCCGCGAGGAGATGGGCAACGCCATCACGCTGTCGGTGCCGTTGGAGGTGTCGGTCGGCTACGGCCGGTCGTGGGATGACGCCGCGCACTGA
- a CDS encoding branched-chain amino acid ABC transporter permease yields MSTLFAAAQTTTDVASTIGFDVHSLVDGFWGLTIEGLTYGSVYALVAVGYTLVYGVLRLINFAHSEVFMLGMFGTYIGLLIMGFSPSGNVYAEGTLMTVVYLALAGLCGMVVAGGAAVGLEFVAYRPLRRRNAKPLAFLITAIGMSFVLQEFVHYVLPKVPVDPPLGGSSAQPTIRLAQAVEEFTIFGAPVTNLTMVIILSAIVLALGTDFMINRTRLGRGIRSVAQDPDAALLMGVSRERIILITFLIGGLLAGAAALLYTLRVPNGIIFNGGFILGIKAFCAAVLGGIGNVRGALLGGLLLGVMENYGSVVFGNQWKDVVAFALLILVLMFRPTGILGEKLGKARV; encoded by the coding sequence GTGAGCACACTCTTCGCGGCGGCCCAGACCACCACCGACGTGGCGTCGACGATCGGCTTCGACGTCCACTCGCTCGTTGACGGTTTCTGGGGTCTGACCATCGAGGGATTGACCTACGGATCGGTATATGCGCTTGTCGCAGTGGGTTACACACTGGTCTACGGCGTATTGAGACTGATCAACTTCGCGCATTCCGAGGTGTTCATGCTCGGCATGTTCGGCACCTATATCGGCCTGCTCATCATGGGTTTCAGTCCGTCGGGCAACGTCTACGCCGAGGGCACATTGATGACTGTGGTGTATCTCGCGCTCGCGGGACTGTGCGGCATGGTCGTGGCCGGCGGCGCCGCCGTGGGGCTGGAGTTCGTCGCCTATCGACCACTGCGACGCCGCAATGCCAAACCGCTGGCTTTCCTCATCACCGCCATCGGCATGTCGTTCGTGCTCCAGGAGTTCGTGCATTACGTGCTGCCCAAGGTGCCGGTGGACCCGCCGCTCGGCGGCTCCAGCGCACAGCCGACGATCCGGTTGGCCCAGGCCGTCGAGGAGTTCACCATCTTCGGTGCGCCGGTCACCAATCTGACGATGGTGATCATCCTGTCGGCGATCGTGTTGGCGCTCGGCACCGATTTCATGATCAACCGGACACGGTTGGGGCGCGGTATCCGGTCGGTGGCCCAGGACCCGGATGCGGCCCTGCTCATGGGGGTTTCACGTGAGCGAATCATCCTCATCACGTTCTTGATCGGCGGCCTGCTCGCCGGCGCCGCAGCATTGCTCTACACCCTGCGTGTGCCGAACGGGATCATCTTCAACGGCGGATTCATCCTGGGCATCAAAGCGTTCTGCGCCGCGGTACTCGGTGGCATCGGCAACGTCCGCGGCGCACTCCTCGGCGGCCTGCTGCTCGGGGTGATGGAGAACTACGGGTCGGTGGTGTTCGGCAACCAGTGGAAGGACGTGGTGGCCTTCGCCTTGCTGATCCTGGTGCTCATGTTCCGTCCGACGGGCATCCTGGGAGAGAAGCTCGGAAAGGCGAGGGTATGA
- a CDS encoding ABC transporter ATP-binding protein → MSVPPVLELTDVVIHYGRIQALHGISLRVEAGELVTLLGANGAGKSTTMRGISGLNKLTRGDIRFNGESITRLAPHERVKRGIIQVPEGRRIFPGMTVLENLDMGCYGRKFENKTAYNEALEHVFEVFPRLGERRKQFGGTMSGGEQQMLAIGRALMARPKLLLLDEPSMGLAPMVIQQIFRIIAQINSEGTTILLVEQNAQQALSRSDRGYILETGSITKEGAGKDLLVDDAVREAYLGVA, encoded by the coding sequence TTGTCGGTACCGCCGGTTCTCGAACTCACCGACGTCGTCATCCACTACGGACGCATCCAGGCGCTGCACGGCATCTCGCTGCGGGTCGAGGCGGGCGAACTGGTGACGCTGCTCGGTGCCAACGGTGCGGGCAAGTCGACGACGATGCGCGGGATCTCCGGGCTGAACAAGTTGACGCGGGGCGACATCCGCTTCAACGGAGAGTCGATAACCCGCCTCGCACCGCATGAGCGGGTCAAACGCGGCATCATCCAGGTGCCGGAGGGTCGACGCATCTTCCCGGGGATGACGGTCCTCGAGAACCTCGACATGGGTTGTTACGGGCGGAAATTCGAGAACAAGACGGCCTACAACGAGGCCCTGGAGCATGTGTTCGAGGTGTTTCCCCGGCTCGGTGAACGCCGAAAACAGTTCGGCGGAACGATGTCCGGTGGTGAGCAGCAGATGCTGGCCATCGGGCGTGCGCTGATGGCGCGACCCAAGCTGCTCCTGCTCGACGAGCCGTCGATGGGGCTGGCGCCCATGGTGATCCAGCAGATCTTCCGGATCATTGCACAGATCAACAGCGAGGGCACGACGATCCTGCTGGTCGAACAGAATGCGCAGCAGGCACTGAGCCGATCCGATCGCGGCTACATCCTCGAAACCGGGTCGATCACCAAGGAGGGGGCAGGTAAGGATCTACTCGTCGACGACGCCGTGCGCGAGGCCTACCTCGGCGTCGCCTGA